From Chryseobacterium sp. IHB B 17019, one genomic window encodes:
- the rbfA gene encoding 30S ribosome-binding factor RbfA, with protein sequence MESNRQRKVAQIIQEDFAELFRKQAAESKQSILVSVSDVKVTADLSIAKIYLSIFPQEHRQAVMKEIEENKAQYRNFIGQKMAKQVRVIPNLNFYLDTALDDVEKLERELRGEGDNPIL encoded by the coding sequence ATGGAAAGTAACAGACAAAGAAAAGTAGCACAGATTATACAGGAAGACTTCGCAGAACTTTTCCGCAAACAGGCTGCAGAAAGCAAGCAAAGCATTTTAGTATCAGTTTCTGATGTGAAGGTAACTGCCGATCTTAGTATTGCCAAAATTTATTTAAGTATATTTCCACAGGAACACCGTCAAGCTGTGATGAAAGAAATAGAAGAAAACAAAGCTCAATATAGAAATTTCATCGGTCAGAAAATGGCAAAACAGGTCCGTGTAATTCCTAACCTTAATTTTTACTTGGATACTGCTCTTGATGATGTGGAAAAACTGGAACGAGAATTAAGAGGTGAAGGTGACAATCCTATTTTATAA
- the mce gene encoding methylmalonyl-CoA epimerase, with product MKLEHIGIAVKSLGVSDELFTKLLGKESYKKESVEREGVITSFYAAGESKIELLEASKEESPISKFIDKKGEGIHHLAFGVENIFEEIERLKNEGFQFISDEPKEGADNKLVVFLHPKSTNGVLVELCQEKQ from the coding sequence ATGAAATTAGAACATATCGGTATTGCCGTAAAATCTTTAGGAGTCTCTGACGAACTTTTTACCAAGCTTTTAGGCAAAGAATCTTATAAAAAAGAATCTGTGGAAAGAGAAGGTGTAATAACTTCATTTTATGCAGCAGGAGAAAGTAAAATCGAACTTCTTGAAGCAAGTAAAGAAGAAAGTCCGATTTCAAAATTTATTGATAAAAAGGGTGAAGGTATTCATCATTTGGCTTTTGGAGTCGAAAATATCTTTGAAGAGATTGAAAGATTAAAAAATGAAGGATTCCAATTTATTTCCGATGAGCCGAAAGAAGGTGCTGATAACAAATTAGTTGTCTTCCTGCATCCGAAATCCACGAACGGAGTATTGGTAGAGCTTTGTCAAGAAAAGCAATAA
- a CDS encoding antirestriction protein ArdA, protein MTNLTNCLDSCSIYVGTYQKYNSRNLYGKWLNLSDYLDYDELLEAMKELHQDEHNPEFMFQDYENFSFFEKLGLIAESYLSNEIFEIAEQINDSNYELEIFEAYVDCIGKMDFQSVYDGVINYYIGEYSDDETFAQYILEESIPESLPNYIFIDWESTARNIMCDYFESNGHYFRS, encoded by the coding sequence ATGACAAATTTAACAAATTGTCTTGATTCTTGCAGTATCTATGTAGGAACCTATCAGAAGTACAACAGCAGAAACCTTTACGGAAAATGGCTCAATCTTTCGGATTATTTAGACTATGACGAGCTATTAGAAGCAATGAAAGAACTTCACCAGGACGAACACAATCCAGAATTTATGTTTCAAGATTATGAAAACTTTTCTTTTTTTGAAAAGCTAGGATTAATTGCAGAAAGTTATTTATCCAATGAAATATTTGAAATAGCAGAGCAAATAAATGATTCTAACTATGAACTTGAAATTTTTGAGGCTTATGTAGATTGTATTGGAAAAATGGATTTTCAAAGTGTTTATGATGGTGTAATAAATTATTATATTGGTGAATATTCAGACGATGAAACATTTGCACAGTATATTTTAGAAGAAAGTATTCCTGAAAGTTTGCCCAACTATATTTTTATTGATTGGGAAAGTACAGCAAGAAATATAATGTGTGATTATTTTGAAAGTAACGGACATTATTTCCGAAGTTAA
- a CDS encoding AlbA family DNA-binding domain-containing protein, which produces MWTLDKLNTFIKEGVEENLHLDYKASGSISRKNDKKNEISKDVSAFANSDGGVIIYGIKEFDDPNKKHLPEKIDPIDGNEYTKEWLEQIINSTISPKVHNIVITPIQVEEKDKNKLVYVVEIPKGNTAHQMSDKRYYRRYNFQSIAMDDWEIKDIINRTSKTQVNLVFKANTPKKFLLKMLTPKIVIGIYIENTGNKIIQYLDCFVNGKKDSSKFIIKPKVSNDKDFQIPFSNTIEREISLGAETFTINTERIPILPKTYTRIGEIELKEEFINENLTLTFQISTEDNVEFFEYTGMEIINNLV; this is translated from the coding sequence ATGTGGACATTAGATAAGCTTAATACTTTTATAAAAGAAGGAGTTGAAGAAAATTTACACCTTGACTATAAAGCTTCTGGCTCAATTTCTAGAAAGAATGATAAAAAGAATGAAATTTCTAAAGATGTAAGTGCTTTTGCAAATTCTGATGGAGGGGTAATAATTTATGGTATAAAAGAATTTGATGATCCCAATAAAAAACATCTTCCTGAAAAAATTGATCCAATTGATGGAAACGAATATACAAAAGAATGGTTAGAGCAAATAATAAATAGTACTATTTCACCTAAAGTGCATAATATTGTTATTACTCCTATTCAAGTAGAAGAAAAAGACAAAAATAAACTTGTTTATGTAGTTGAAATTCCAAAAGGTAACACAGCGCATCAAATGAGTGATAAAAGATATTATAGAAGATATAATTTTCAATCAATTGCAATGGATGATTGGGAGATAAAAGATATTATTAACCGAACATCAAAAACACAAGTTAATTTAGTGTTTAAGGCTAATACTCCAAAAAAATTTCTGTTAAAAATGTTAACACCCAAAATTGTAATAGGAATTTATATTGAAAATACGGGTAACAAAATAATTCAATATCTTGATTGTTTTGTAAATGGTAAAAAGGATTCATCGAAATTTATTATAAAACCAAAAGTTTCAAACGATAAGGATTTTCAAATACCTTTTTCAAATACTATAGAAAGAGAAATATCACTTGGAGCGGAAACATTTACAATTAATACTGAGAGAATTCCCATACTGCCAAAAACGTATACAAGAATTGGGGAGATTGAGCTAAAAGAGGAATTTATTAATGAAAATCTAACATTGACATTTCAAATTTCTACCGAAGATAATGTAGAATTTTTCGAGTATACGGGAATGGAAATAATTAATAATCTGGTCTAA
- a CDS encoding SIR2 family protein, producing MEINNNNKKIIEEIIEGIAEFKVIPFFGSGMSANFGIKTWGELINELKQELKTDTQDYLDVAQEYEDKFGREKLIQKLFTETGKTEFLDKDLRLHYQILAMNPPIIYTTNWDNAIEVASKNISRKYKKISSLIDITETPHYSNVIVKFHGDFSNPENIVFTRNDYQKRLEIQHPFDILFRAHLLGKKVLFMGYSFSDENIDFIFNKHKELYGTELLPQSYIISFKERFNLNRSKELAKKNIETIVLDSKDQLENFITQLNESVFSKDIDKQSKSFFKSRPLQMVLKTDLQHLKNYLLDPNNTEKKKSDKFRSTLELKEMSSEVEKEVSEILVDLIRSEITLELRQAILFSFRHIQFKELKNIINVCVELMSWTKYEEFNYNLESFSMTDVMSIIESRLEEKLTCLVIFLYLVKCNEENKNLSEKELRRIFEKLRDCEYENIDDFSEILTIEDIAQLLNIYIIKFPNLKRVLEQKSMFGKRTTVSQIRKQMENMLGVNFINFMDEDV from the coding sequence ATGGAAATTAATAATAACAATAAGAAGATTATTGAAGAAATAATAGAGGGAATTGCAGAATTTAAAGTAATTCCTTTCTTTGGTTCTGGGATGAGTGCTAACTTCGGAATTAAAACTTGGGGTGAATTAATTAATGAACTAAAACAAGAATTAAAAACAGATACACAAGACTATTTAGATGTTGCTCAGGAATATGAAGATAAATTTGGAAGGGAAAAATTAATACAAAAACTTTTTACTGAAACTGGAAAAACTGAATTTCTAGATAAAGATTTAAGGCTTCATTATCAAATATTAGCAATGAATCCTCCCATTATTTATACAACGAATTGGGATAATGCTATAGAAGTTGCATCAAAAAACATTTCTAGGAAATACAAAAAAATATCTTCATTAATTGATATTACTGAAACACCTCATTATTCTAATGTCATAGTAAAATTTCATGGAGATTTTTCTAATCCTGAAAATATAGTTTTTACTCGTAATGATTATCAAAAAAGGTTAGAAATACAACATCCTTTTGATATTCTTTTTAGGGCTCATTTATTAGGAAAGAAAGTATTATTTATGGGATATAGCTTTTCTGATGAAAATATAGATTTCATCTTTAACAAACATAAGGAATTGTATGGTACAGAATTATTACCTCAATCTTACATAATTTCTTTTAAGGAAAGATTTAATTTAAATAGATCAAAAGAATTAGCTAAAAAAAATATTGAAACAATTGTTTTAGATTCAAAGGATCAGCTTGAAAATTTTATTACTCAGCTTAATGAATCTGTATTTTCTAAAGATATTGATAAGCAATCAAAATCATTTTTTAAATCAAGACCTTTACAAATGGTTTTGAAAACCGACTTACAACATTTAAAAAATTATCTTCTCGATCCTAACAATACCGAAAAAAAGAAATCAGATAAATTTCGATCAACGCTTGAACTGAAAGAAATGAGTTCTGAAGTAGAAAAAGAAGTTTCAGAAATATTGGTTGATTTAATTAGATCTGAGATCACTTTGGAGTTACGTCAAGCAATACTTTTTAGTTTTCGGCACATACAATTTAAAGAGCTAAAAAATATCATAAATGTATGTGTTGAATTAATGAGTTGGACTAAATATGAAGAATTTAATTATAACCTAGAAAGTTTTTCTATGACTGATGTAATGTCGATTATAGAGTCAAGATTAGAGGAAAAACTAACTTGTTTAGTAATATTTTTATACTTGGTTAAATGTAACGAAGAAAACAAAAACTTGAGTGAAAAAGAATTAAGAAGAATATTTGAAAAACTTAGAGATTGTGAATATGAAAATATAGATGATTTTTCTGAAATATTAACAATCGAAGATATAGCACAATTATTAAATATTTATATTATCAAGTTTCCTAATTTAAAACGTGTTTTAGAACAAAAATCAATGTTTGGGAAAAGAACAACTGTTAGTCAAATTAGAAAACAAATGGAGAATATGTTAGGTGTGAATTTTATAAATTTTATGGATGAAGATGTATAA
- a CDS encoding AbiH family protein, which yields MNRLILIGNGFDIAHKIKTSYKDFILDYLKNAFSSARDNAVYEDQFLKIRKNNYFNRQLNTNPYISSWELKNFYDYIEQESGMSVFIGNIPTNDYREQTPQYEYTLKIKSRIMSILLSSCKEYNWVDIENEYYKILCEFSSENKEKEIVELNDSFQLLQNLLYNYLVRIEEEYLSNKYDVSKSKLINQLLEPIEHNAAPKVQKGFSITVTGDTPKNNTTKTVKKPKPNSILFLNFNYTSTIESYIKEIQKTVPNTDVIYIHGKLNNINNPMIFGYGDEEETNFEVLEKYDECLKYVKTYWYLRTNNYENFLKFIDSDEFEVYIMGHSCGMSDKTMLSSIFNNPNCKKIKALTYDKSFGSKDLTIDTTDYIEKTYQIGRLFKNKADLRKKLIPFETKDLLKIDIENLKAFNMLESI from the coding sequence ATGAATAGACTTATACTAATTGGCAATGGTTTCGATATTGCACATAAAATCAAAACCTCTTATAAAGATTTTATACTTGATTATTTAAAAAATGCTTTCAGTTCAGCAAGAGATAATGCTGTATATGAAGATCAATTTTTAAAAATAAGAAAGAATAACTATTTTAATAGACAATTGAACACTAACCCATATATAAGTAGTTGGGAATTGAAAAATTTTTATGATTATATTGAGCAAGAAAGTGGCATGAGTGTTTTTATTGGAAATATTCCGACCAATGATTACAGAGAACAAACTCCACAATATGAATATACTCTAAAGATAAAAAGTCGTATAATGTCCATACTTTTATCTTCATGTAAAGAATACAATTGGGTTGATATTGAAAATGAATATTATAAAATTCTTTGTGAATTTTCATCAGAGAATAAAGAGAAAGAAATTGTAGAACTAAATGATAGCTTTCAACTTCTTCAAAACTTATTGTATAATTATCTAGTAAGGATCGAGGAAGAATATTTATCTAATAAATATGATGTTTCAAAAAGTAAATTGATAAACCAATTGCTAGAGCCAATAGAGCATAATGCTGCTCCAAAAGTACAAAAGGGCTTTAGTATTACTGTTACTGGTGATACACCTAAGAACAACACAACTAAAACTGTAAAAAAACCTAAACCCAATAGTATTTTGTTTTTAAATTTTAATTATACATCTACTATTGAAAGCTATATAAAAGAAATTCAAAAAACCGTTCCAAATACTGATGTTATATACATTCATGGGAAATTAAATAATATTAATAATCCTATGATCTTCGGATATGGTGATGAAGAAGAAACTAATTTTGAAGTATTAGAAAAATATGATGAATGTCTGAAATATGTAAAAACTTATTGGTATTTAAGAACAAACAATTATGAAAATTTTTTAAAGTTTATTGATTCTGATGAATTTGAGGTTTACATTATGGGGCACTCATGCGGAATGTCTGATAAAACAATGTTAAGTTCAATCTTTAATAATCCTAATTGTAAGAAAATCAAAGCTCTTACTTATGATAAATCATTTGGAAGTAAAGATTTAACCATTGATACAACTGATTATATTGAAAAAACATATCAGATTGGAAGGTTATTCAAAAACAAAGCTGATTTAAGAAAAAAGCTGATTCCCTTTGAAACAAAAGATTTATTAAAAATTGATATTGAAAACTTAAAGGCATTTAATATGCTAGAAAGTATATAA
- a CDS encoding AAA family ATPase, translating into MITEIKLNNVATYKKETIIPDLNKVNFFFGNNGTGKSSIGKYLYELSLNEKDINSSFNLCSQTGYDLNIHEILVFNNQFVERNFIQKNVQKGIFSLNETNQKIDDLINEEQRKVNLNEEYITSKIIFEKNRIIKNRENDYNSLKNYCFNERKSTISSFFKIKESFPNKQTQNNFNKIKSMLITVENNEEITLEYLSTNYKKLYDSNLQNIPVNISSKTYKKIRVLENELYNLLNEVIVGNKDIDIAKLIDDLEISSWVEEGITFLKKNADLQVCPFCQKQTVDKNLILKFENYFDETYKTKLEKIEYLKNVYKSKTNDILVEIKNTSQYLNPSNTISTLYENLKSLFDDNINIIESKIKASNERKELKSLLSFKSSITAINKIIHTNNQEFKDIDANRNDFQENIWKHLAQKCGNRINHYFEQEKRYIEDFFFNIDIENYIKDLIKQSNLQIAEWKGKTVTTTDAINNINKILSYSGFDNFFLKEIHQENNISQYILQRTDNDLGNIFLTLSEGEKNFIAFLYFYQLCLGTDNQNTSSKKKIIIIDDPVSSLDSQVLFIVTTLIHQLIEKKGLRPDHKDLKNPNIAQVFILTHNIYFHKEVSLDNRPICHEKAFYYITKENGNSIIEHQGKINKILNDYSLLWSSLVKLKNSNDASLNIATSNIMRRILESYVNFTKIGKDSWGALANVSVEDPKYIICSALISEINDGSHKTSPLDEMYFQRIINTTPQNLFESFELIFKELSQSHYDAMINIG; encoded by the coding sequence ATGATAACCGAAATTAAATTAAATAATGTTGCAACTTATAAAAAGGAAACAATTATTCCTGATTTAAATAAAGTTAATTTTTTCTTTGGAAATAATGGCACAGGAAAATCGAGTATAGGAAAATACTTATATGAACTTAGTCTTAATGAAAAAGATATAAATTCTAGTTTCAACTTATGTAGTCAAACTGGATATGATCTAAATATTCACGAAATATTAGTTTTTAATAATCAATTTGTAGAAAGAAATTTTATACAAAAAAATGTTCAAAAAGGAATATTTTCTTTAAATGAAACCAATCAAAAAATTGATGATCTGATTAATGAAGAGCAAAGGAAAGTAAATCTAAACGAGGAATATATTACATCGAAAATTATTTTTGAAAAAAATAGGATAATCAAAAATAGAGAGAATGACTATAACTCCCTGAAAAACTATTGCTTTAATGAGAGAAAGTCAACGATTAGTTCATTTTTTAAGATAAAAGAAAGTTTCCCGAACAAACAGACTCAAAATAATTTCAATAAGATTAAATCTATGCTAATTACTGTAGAAAATAATGAGGAAATCACATTAGAATATCTTTCTACTAATTACAAAAAACTATATGATTCTAATTTACAAAATATACCAGTAAATATTTCTTCCAAAACATATAAGAAAATCAGAGTTTTAGAAAATGAATTATACAATTTATTGAACGAAGTAATTGTAGGAAATAAAGATATAGATATTGCTAAACTGATTGATGACCTAGAAATTAGTAGCTGGGTTGAAGAAGGAATCACATTTTTGAAAAAAAATGCAGATTTGCAAGTTTGCCCTTTCTGCCAAAAGCAAACTGTAGATAAAAATCTTATTTTAAAATTTGAAAACTATTTTGATGAAACTTATAAAACAAAATTAGAAAAAATAGAATATTTAAAAAATGTTTATAAAAGTAAAACAAATGATATTCTCGTAGAAATTAAAAATACCTCACAGTATTTGAATCCAAGTAATACTATCAGCACTTTATATGAGAATTTAAAGAGTCTTTTTGACGATAATATAAATATTATTGAAAGTAAAATCAAAGCTTCAAATGAGAGAAAAGAATTAAAATCTCTACTTAGTTTTAAAAGTAGTATCACAGCTATTAATAAGATAATACATACTAATAATCAAGAATTTAAAGATATTGATGCTAATAGAAATGACTTTCAAGAAAATATATGGAAGCATTTAGCTCAGAAATGTGGTAACAGAATAAATCATTATTTTGAGCAAGAAAAAAGGTATATTGAAGATTTCTTTTTCAATATAGATATTGAAAATTATATCAAAGATCTTATTAAGCAATCAAATTTGCAAATAGCGGAATGGAAAGGAAAAACAGTAACTACAACCGATGCAATAAATAATATTAATAAAATATTGAGTTATAGTGGATTTGATAACTTTTTTTTGAAAGAAATACACCAAGAAAATAATATATCACAGTATATCTTACAAAGAACTGATAATGATTTAGGTAACATTTTCTTAACATTAAGCGAAGGAGAAAAAAATTTCATAGCTTTTCTTTACTTTTATCAGTTATGCTTAGGGACAGATAATCAAAACACTTCTTCAAAAAAGAAAATTATTATAATTGATGATCCAGTTTCAAGTTTAGACAGCCAAGTTTTGTTTATAGTTACAACATTAATACATCAATTAATTGAAAAAAAAGGTCTTAGACCAGATCATAAAGATTTAAAGAATCCCAATATAGCTCAAGTCTTTATATTAACACATAACATCTATTTTCATAAAGAAGTTTCATTAGATAATAGACCAATATGTCATGAGAAAGCTTTTTATTATATTACAAAAGAAAATGGAAATAGTATTATAGAGCATCAAGGAAAAATTAATAAAATTTTAAATGATTATTCATTATTGTGGAGTTCCTTAGTAAAATTAAAAAATAGTAATGATGCTTCTTTAAATATAGCTACAAGTAATATTATGAGAAGAATTTTGGAAAGCTATGTCAACTTTACAAAAATAGGAAAAGACAGTTGGGGAGCATTAGCAAACGTTTCTGTTGAGGATCCGAAATATATAATATGCAGTGCATTAATTTCCGAAATCAATGATGGCAGCCACAAAACGTCTCCTTTGGATGAAATGTATTTTCAAAGAATAATTAACACAACACCTCAAAACCTATTTGAATCATTTGAACTTATTTTTAAAGAATTATCCCAATCTCATTATGATGCAATGATAAATATTGGATAA
- a CDS encoding site-specific integrase, with amino-acid sequence MATTQLMLRNKSKADGSLPIVFKVYLGNKSKIITTPFSVQENQWDTKNKKVKSNHGKAREINESLKRLDTRLNEAIVELESEELDYNLDDIDAKFRAQSAGNKIKSISVKDFFQQRIDALNELSKFGYAKTIKESMQSLFKFEKNMDLRFKDIDFEFLVKYENFLAKSCSNTTIRIRMTDLRTLFNLAIRSGYARKEDYPFGSYSIQKRLKMQSRKIALSEGQFSMLKMFDCGSFPKYTNTYKMFLFSYYVGGMNFKDMAFLEWDDIKGNRLYYTRSKTGRDFNVPLRSEALEILEYYRNYLKPEEVKYIFPVILKNKLSDKQLYGRYRRCLKIFNSDLKFIAEQTEIDEDITSYVGRHTFATHLKFNNVSADVISQVMGHSSVSVTNSYLKDFEDGIIDDAFSKLI; translated from the coding sequence ATGGCAACAACACAACTAATGCTCCGAAATAAATCTAAAGCAGACGGAAGCCTTCCAATTGTTTTTAAAGTATACTTAGGCAACAAATCTAAAATTATCACTACTCCGTTTTCTGTACAAGAGAACCAATGGGATACCAAAAACAAGAAAGTGAAATCTAATCATGGCAAAGCTCGTGAAATTAATGAATCTTTGAAAAGACTAGACACCCGTCTTAATGAAGCTATCGTAGAACTGGAATCCGAAGAGCTTGATTATAATTTAGACGACATTGATGCAAAGTTTAGAGCGCAATCCGCAGGCAACAAAATAAAATCTATTTCTGTGAAAGATTTTTTTCAACAGAGAATTGATGCATTAAACGAGCTTAGTAAATTCGGATATGCCAAAACAATTAAAGAATCCATGCAATCGTTATTCAAATTTGAAAAAAATATGGACTTAAGATTTAAGGATATTGATTTTGAATTTTTAGTGAAATATGAAAATTTTTTAGCAAAATCTTGTAGCAATACAACTATTAGAATCAGAATGACCGATTTAAGAACATTATTTAATCTTGCTATAAGGTCGGGTTATGCAAGAAAAGAAGATTATCCGTTCGGAAGCTACAGTATTCAGAAAAGATTGAAAATGCAGTCTCGCAAAATAGCATTGAGCGAAGGACAGTTTTCAATGTTAAAAATGTTTGATTGTGGAAGTTTTCCCAAATACACTAATACTTACAAAATGTTTTTATTTTCTTACTACGTTGGCGGTATGAATTTTAAAGACATGGCATTCTTAGAATGGGATGATATAAAAGGTAACCGTCTGTACTATACCAGAAGTAAAACAGGTCGGGATTTCAATGTTCCTTTGAGGTCAGAAGCATTGGAAATATTGGAATATTACAGAAATTACTTAAAACCAGAAGAAGTAAAATATATCTTTCCTGTTATCTTAAAAAACAAACTTTCTGATAAGCAATTGTACGGAAGGTATAGAAGGTGTTTAAAAATCTTTAACTCTGATTTGAAATTCATAGCAGAACAAACGGAAATTGATGAAGATATAACCAGTTATGTAGGGAGACATACTTTTGCCACTCACTTAAAATTTAATAATGTTTCTGCGGATGTAATTAGTCAAGTAATGGGACACTCTTCTGTTTCCGTTACTAATTCGTACCTGAAAGATTTTGAGGATGGCATTATTGATGATGCTTTTAGTAAATTAATATAA
- the map gene encoding type I methionyl aminopeptidase, whose protein sequence is MSITNEQELIGMQKVSEAVAYTLKEMINYAQPGMTTKDIDEFGAKILSDFGAKSAPYLTYGFPGWTCISVDNEFCHGIPTDKRVLKEGDLINIDVSAELNGYWADNGGSFVIGEDIHQHRKLVEASKDILQKAINNIKGGVKIADIGFLMETEAKKRGFKVIKNLAGHGVGRSLHEQPDELFNYKNRYDSRRFKKNSVVAIETFISTSSSLAVELNDGWTMVGNKGGYMAQHEHTIVVTDGKPIVLTQMNNILN, encoded by the coding sequence ATGTCAATAACTAATGAACAAGAATTAATCGGAATGCAGAAGGTAAGTGAGGCTGTAGCATATACTTTAAAGGAGATGATTAATTATGCTCAACCCGGTATGACCACAAAAGATATTGATGAATTTGGGGCTAAAATACTTTCTGATTTTGGGGCAAAATCTGCTCCTTACCTCACTTATGGCTTTCCGGGCTGGACGTGCATAAGCGTCGATAATGAATTCTGTCACGGGATACCTACGGATAAAAGGGTTTTGAAGGAAGGAGACCTTATTAATATTGACGTTTCTGCTGAGCTCAATGGATATTGGGCGGATAATGGAGGTTCATTTGTTATCGGGGAAGATATTCATCAGCACAGGAAATTGGTTGAGGCTTCCAAAGATATTTTACAAAAAGCAATCAATAATATAAAAGGAGGCGTAAAAATAGCGGATATAGGATTCCTTATGGAAACGGAGGCTAAGAAAAGAGGATTTAAAGTAATTAAAAACCTTGCAGGCCACGGTGTCGGGCGAAGCCTTCATGAACAGCCTGACGAATTATTTAATTATAAAAACCGTTATGATTCCAGGCGGTTCAAGAAAAATTCTGTTGTGGCGATTGAAACTTTTATTTCGACGTCTTCAAGTCTTGCGGTTGAACTTAATGATGGCTGGACAATGGTTGGAAATAAAGGCGGTTACATGGCTCAACATGAGCATACAATTGTGGTAACTGATGGAAAACCAATTGTTTTAACACAAATGAATAACATCTTAAATTAA